The genomic segment GACGTGAAGCCTGTCGCCGTTCTGGCTCACCTCAAACCACGTGCTGGGAATCTTGTTCCATCCCAGTGTTTCGCCAACGGCGATGCGAAAATCTTCCGCCGCCACCGTGGTGCCGTCAAGGCGCACCGTAACCACGCGCCCCGACTCCGCGCGGCGCTCCACCGTGAGGCGCTGCCATCCCGGTGATGACAGGCCCTTCTTTGCAAGCGCGGCCGCAACCTCATCTCGCGTCAATTCCGTGGCCCACTGCTGTCCGGTACCGGTGCACCAGCGATCCACACGCGCACTCAGATAGGGAATTGCAGCAGCCTTCGGCCACACTTCGTTCATCGCAGCGCTATGGCCACCACAATCCTTGTTGAAGTACGCCAGGGCGCGCCTGCCATGAAACCAAAGCGTCTCGCCTGCCGTCTCCAACGTCGCCCGGTGCGCGACCGCCCTGCGCGGCAAAGCTTCGTTCCAGTGCAGCAACTGGCAATGAGTCGAATCGCACACATCATACTCTGCGTGTCCATGAGACTCATGCAGCGCGTACGAGCGCACCACAATTGAGAGCGCCTTCAGCGACTCCATTGTGTCGGCAGGCCCGCTCTCACTCGCCACCACCTGCTCCACGTAGCGCTCCACCGGCAGCGTGACGGCTATGCGCAGCGAGCCGCTGCTCGCGGTAATTGTCACGGGATATGGCAGCGTCTTCGTTTCCCCATGTGCCGAAAGCGTGATCGTGCCTGAGAGCCGTAGCGAGCCCATGACCTCGGTTCGATCCGCATTCGCAAGTTTGATCCGATCGGCGCCATCCACACGAACCACAAGCGGCCTTGCAATTGGCCTGCACGCTCCGTTCCCGCCGACGCAGAGGCTTGCCTTGCCCCCTGTCGTTAAATGAACTTCCTTGTCATGCCACAGCGTCCACATGCCCACATGGAGTGTTGCGCGTGCCGGCGCAGCAATCAGGCGCGGTGCGGCAGCGATTGCAAGAAGCGCACAAGCCCACCCGAGCAAGCCCGCTATCCTCATTTCCGCTCCACGGGCGCGTGCGCAAGCACTTCGCCCGCGACCGCTGCTGCATCGGCTCCATGCCCCACCGGAAGATAAACCACCACGACGAACTCCGGCGTCAGAGCCGGCGTTAGCCCGACAAACCATCCGTGCGTCTGCGGTGAATCGGCGCCCTCGGCCGTCCCTGTCTTTCCCATCACCGACGCCCCGAGAGCCGTTGCACCTTTCGCAATCCCGAAGGTCGCCGTTTTAGCCAATCCGCCTCGTACGGTTCTCGCGGCCACGCTCCCGGCGTTTGCCTCCAATTCCCGAGCGAGCCATCGATACGCCGCGGCCAATTCCAGAGGGGTCACGCGAATTCCATCCACTCCGAGCACCGTGAGCTGCGCCTCTTCAGTTGTGCGCGGTGCGCGGAACTCCGCCGTGGCCTCGCCGCTGGTCAATCCAGTCTGCGCGAGCAAGCCTGGGGTTTGCAGCATCTGGGGAAGCTTGCTCGGCACAACGGCTCGCGCCGCCTGCGCGAAATAAGTGTTGCACGACCACGCCAGCGCCTCCTGCGCATTGAACGGCCGCGCAGAGGGATGCGAGCACGCCAGCCGCCTTCCTCCGATCTCAAGATCGCCGGAGCAGGGAACTCGCTGGTCCGCACTCCACATACCAGCCGTGAGCATCTGATAAAGCACAATGGGCTTCAGCGTCGACCCCGGCGCTGCCAAGGTCCTAGCCGCCTCCTCGAGATGACGCGACGCGACCTGATGCCCATCGCTGATCCGTACCACTACGATCCGGGCCTGTGGTGCTATCCTCGCCGCGGTCTGTATTGCTGGTCGCCATGCGGGATCCTGCTGCTGTGCACAGACGAAGACGTGCGCAGTCAGAATTCCCGCGATCAGAACCGCCACCTTGAGCTTGGAGGACACATTGAGAGTATCCACCAAGCGCCCGCCGGCGGCGACATCGCGCGCCAAACCGGTGCGGCCGTTTCGCATTTCCCCCCGCCGGTTAGAATGATTGAAGATCGGCTGAGCAGACCAAATTGGCATAGAAGCCAGGCCCGGATGGCGAAACTGGCAGACGCAGCGGACTTAAAATCCGCAGGCCGCAAGGCCGTGGGGGTTCAAGTCCCCCTCCGGGCACCACTCTTCCAAGACTCGAAATTATCGAACCTGAAACTCCAAATCCACTGGAACCTGCAGTGCATTTGCCAGGGCGTTCGTCTCGGCGGCCATCCCCAAAATGGAGAGCAACTCCGCATATTGCTCATCGCTCATGCCCTTCGCGCGCGCCGCGGCCGTGTGAGAGTGGATGCAATACTCGCAGCCGTTAATTGTCGAGACCGCGATGTAAATCAACTCGCGGGTAAGCGGATCGAGCGCGCCCGGCGCAAACATCACCTGTTTGAGGTTGGACCAGGTGCGTTCTAGAACTGCCGGTTGATTGGCGAGCGCGCGCCAGAAATTATTGATGAAGTCTGATTTGCGCGTTGTCCGGATGTCGTCAATCACGGCCTTTACGCGGGGGTTAGCTGATATTTCCTCATCCGTCCAAAGCTTCGTAGTCGCCATGCAATCGTGCCTCGCCGTGCATCAGATCCCGGACCTCCGCTGTGTTCTCGCAAATCCATCCACATGCAGAGGCCCTCCGAGATTCAATCACCTGGCAACCCGCACCCGCAAGATTGTCGCTCTCTCTGGCAGTGAAACATGGCGCTCATCCCCATTGAGGCGGCGAGATGGAATCCATTTCTGTTCCTGAAACGTTCCCTCCTCAATCGAGATAAGCTGAGCATCACGCAGAGGCCCATCCAGTTCGCGGAAAGTGACATCGAATCCGGTTCCCATTACAACAAAGTCGTCGGGCGCGAGTTCGATGATCATGCCAGATGCTCTGCCCTTGGCTGGATCGAACGAGGCCGTGAAATCGATATTGGCAGCGAGCCCATCACCCACACGAATCGACTGCTTCCAATCCTCGCCGTTGCCCAGTCCCTGCAACACGGGGTGGAGCTTGCCTGTGAATTGATAGCGAGCGATCGTTGGAAGCATCGGGCGCAGTATTCGGTAGGTGTCTTCGAACCCTGCACCGATCGCCGCTCCCGTCGTGTTTCTCACAACGTCATCGATGCCGAATGGGCTAAAGCCGATGCCGTTGAACTGGCCGAAAGTGGTGTAAGCAAAACCGATGAAATAAGGGTTGAAATTCGTTTCGGGCACGAACAGCGGATTGTCTGGCCGCGTGTATTGAACGGCGACATCGTAGAACTTGGGGTAGTAGATGTCGGGCGCCAGAACGTCGATGGAAGAACCAGCCGCCTTCCAGACATCGAACGCATTGACTGTAGCGCCACCGCTTGGCCAGCGGCCGGCTCGTTCCACGCCTTCAATGAGCCACACATTCACATACATTGGCAGCGGGTACTCGTGCTTGCCGGCACCTGCGACTGTATTGACATAGTTCGAGATCATCCAAGCGCTGAAGGTCTCCGGCGCCAGATCGTCGAAGACCTGCTTCCAATTGCCGGCCTTCGTCGATTTGCTCCAGACCCTGGCCATGGGAGCCGCGAGCTGCTGATGATGACTCTCAAGAGAGCTCAACAACTCCTTCGGTACCGGTTGATTGAACTCGCGGTTGGCCGCATCTGAATAGTCGCGGTCCGTGCCAAGCTGGCCCGGCTCATTTTCCACCTGCATCATGAGGACAGTGCGTTGGGCTTCATCGACGCTCTTGATGTGGCGCATCACTGCGGCGAATGCGCGCGAGTCTGCTTCCATGGCCGCATGGCACAAAGGGGAAACGATCTCCGTCTCTTCACCATGCGAGCCCTGCACGCGTGTGTACTTCTGCTTGTCGCGCTTGACCCATTCGGGCACATAGTGGCTCTCGCCGTTCTTCCACGTGCCGAACCACAAAAACACGAGATGCAGCTCGCGCTTGCGAGCAGCCTCAATCGCGAGATCGACTGAGCTGAAATCGAATTGCCCTTCTTTCGGCTCGATCGCCTCCCAATAAATGGGTACCTCGGCAGTGTTCGAATGCCAGCTGGCGAGCACGTCGAGCGCCTTGTTTAGATCGTCATCGTTCGACGTGTCGGAGTTATGGACCTGGCCGCCAAGCATCAGGTAGGGTGCGCCGTCCACAAGAAGCCGGTAGGAATCGCCATTCTTCTGGATGGCAGGAATGGGCTTGGTAGATTGCGCTCCGCCAAGCACGGGTAAGACGAGCAGCAGACCACACATCAGGCCTGCAGTCTTTATTGATCGTGGAGAGATCATCATCAAGCGTATCCTTCGTAACTCATCAATCATCGGTCGTGGATCAGAACTCAAGCCGCATCGACACCTGGCCCGTACGGTTGCCGCCAAAGTCAGACCCGCGTGCCGAGGTGATCTTGCCGAAGTTCGGATTTGTGAAGTCCAGCAGCGGATCGTTCAGGTTCGTGTGATTCAGTACGTTCGTGAAGGTCCCTTCAGCGCGCAGGAAGACACGTTCGGTGATCTCGATGCGCTTGCTGAGGCCGCCCGACAAGTTCACGGTTCCCGGACCTTCAATATCTCCAACATGCTCGCTGCCAAAGCGTCCAATGGGACTCGACGTCACGCCCACGCCGCAGGCATTGCCCGCGTAGGACGACTCCGTGTAGCCGCTGTTGCTGGGGCAGGCAAACGCGCGCGGGTTCACCCATTGGTTTCTGTTAGGGTGCGCAGGACGAATGTTGCCGACGATATCAGGCCGCTGGTCCGCGCCGTAGAGAATGCCGGATCCTGTACCCGAGGGGTCCGCATTGCTCTGCGGAATATGAGCCGAGAGATACGGACCGGTCTGCCATAGGAAGATGCTGCTCAGTTGCCATCCCCCAATGAGCGCGTTCTCAGAGCGGTTTGCATGCGCGGCGAATGTGCGCCCGTGGCCGAACGGAAGTTCATAGACGCCTGTGCTGATCCATCGCTCGCGCCGCGTTCCGTTCACGTTGCCATAGTCCAGCATCGGGTTATGCAGATAGGTGGTCGGGCTGGAACCGCCGCCGTTTTCTGCTACGAACGACGAGGAGCCAGAGCCGGCATTGTCCGCAAGATTCTTAGCCCACGTGAATGACGACTCAAGCGTGAGACCGTGCTGAGTGCGATGATTGGCCTCCGCCTGCAGAGAGTTGTAGTTGGAGACTCCCCCCGGAAGATGCGAGTTGATCGAGCCCCAGTTCGGGAAGGGACGATCGGTCAGCGGCCGCTGCAACGCCGGAGTCGTGCTCGAATACGACATGTCGTTCAGATCAGGGGTCAGTACCAGATCGTCGGTCTTCATACCGATGTAGGAGACGCGCATTCCGATATCGCCCGGGAACTTGTGATCCACGGAAAGGTTCCACTGCATCGAATACGGATCCTGCCAGTCGATCTTGTCGGCTGTGTTGAAGCTCGACGTGCCGTAGACGGGAGCGGACGATCCGGTGCCGGGGCTGGTATTCGGCCACAGGTAGGCCAGCCCATTCTCGGTCATCGAGTTGAAGTAGTTGAGCGAGGCAGCCTGCAGCGAGTCGGTCATCGCGAAGAAAATACTGCCCAGCAGGGTCGTGTTATACATGCCAAACCCGGCCCGCACCGCGGTCGTGTCATTGTTGAAGGGTCTCCATGCGACTCCCACGCGTGGCAGGAAGCGGTTCCACTGCGAACGCCGCAGGCTGCTCGGCAGATGCGCCTCGCTGCTGGAGAGAACCGGTGTGCAATTCGCAGGAGCGGACGCGTTCGGATCGCCATATCCGCACGCATTGAAGCTGGCGAGGAAGGTCGGATCGAGCAGATCCTTGTGCCCCGCAGGATAGATGACTGACCCAGTGGTGGCCGTGCTCGGATCGAAGTTGCCGATCGCGCCGTACTTGTCGTGATACGCGGGATGGTATTCGTAGCGCAGCCCATACGACAGCGTCAGCTTGGGCGTAACGTTCCACTGGTCCTGTGCGAAGCCGCCGTAATAGGTCGTGGTCCCGGCATTTTTCGGAACCAGCGTGTAATACTGCGTCTCCACCGGGGCGCCGCCCAGCATATCCGCAAACTGTGCCACGCTGCTATTCGGAAGCAGCGCACCCGTCACCTGGCCAGTGAATGCGAACACTTCAACGTTGTTGATGCCGAAGCTTCCCAGCGTGGTGACCGCTTGCATCGAGCGAATATCGGCACCGAGCTTCGCCGTGTGCCTCCCCTTCGTCCAGGTCACGTTATCGGCATATTGATACAGATGGCTCTGCGAAGTGTTGCTGAGGTCACCGGCCTTGACCATCGTCATATTCGGGAACCACAGCGCGGCCATGCCATTGACCGGATAATTCTCACTCACCGGCTGGAAGCCCGCCGCTGCGGTGTAGGGCCTGCCGTCGATCTGATCGCGCAGACCATTCTTTTCAACCGTGAATCCGAAGCGGAACTCGTTCAGTAGAGTTGGCGAAAATACGTATACAAGCGAACTGGCTAGGATCCTGTAGTCGTCGAACGCAGTGACCGACGGAACGTTCAGGTCCTGCGGATTAAGGCTT from the Occallatibacter riparius genome contains:
- a CDS encoding SpoIID/LytB domain-containing protein; translation: MRIAGLLGWACALLAIAAAPRLIAAPARATLHVGMWTLWHDKEVHLTTGGKASLCVGGNGACRPIARPLVVRVDGADRIKLANADRTEVMGSLRLSGTITLSAHGETKTLPYPVTITASSGSLRIAVTLPVERYVEQVVASESGPADTMESLKALSIVVRSYALHESHGHAEYDVCDSTHCQLLHWNEALPRRAVAHRATLETAGETLWFHGRRALAYFNKDCGGHSAAMNEVWPKAAAIPYLSARVDRWCTGTGQQWATELTRDEVAAALAKKGLSSPGWQRLTVERRAESGRVVTVRLDGTTVAAEDFRIAVGETLGWNKIPSTWFEVSQNGDRLHVHGRGWGHGVGLCQRGAAVMGDKGRNAAEILAQYFPGAQAADESTGKPWIARAGEGFLLETLEGDDRRFLNDVARARAEASHRSGLNASAPITVRAFASISAFRDETLAPGWVAAFAEGDWIATQPLSTLAARNLLASTLRHEFLHALVEQQTGPAAPLWLREGLVELWSASDQGAAIRQRRAAFSFDTVEASLRHSDTEAQSEAAHREAAIYAAKLVDRFGRDQVLQWLRSGVPTEVLVGIAHR
- a CDS encoding penicillin-binding transpeptidase domain-containing protein, translated to MRNGRTGLARDVAAGGRLVDTLNVSSKLKVAVLIAGILTAHVFVCAQQQDPAWRPAIQTAARIAPQARIVVVRISDGHQVASRHLEEAARTLAAPGSTLKPIVLYQMLTAGMWSADQRVPCSGDLEIGGRRLACSHPSARPFNAQEALAWSCNTYFAQAARAVVPSKLPQMLQTPGLLAQTGLTSGEATAEFRAPRTTEEAQLTVLGVDGIRVTPLELAAAYRWLARELEANAGSVAARTVRGGLAKTATFGIAKGATALGASVMGKTGTAEGADSPQTHGWFVGLTPALTPEFVVVVYLPVGHGADAAAVAGEVLAHAPVERK
- a CDS encoding GH35 family beta-galactosidase; this translates as MCGLLLVLPVLGGAQSTKPIPAIQKNGDSYRLLVDGAPYLMLGGQVHNSDTSNDDDLNKALDVLASWHSNTAEVPIYWEAIEPKEGQFDFSSVDLAIEAARKRELHLVFLWFGTWKNGESHYVPEWVKRDKQKYTRVQGSHGEETEIVSPLCHAAMEADSRAFAAVMRHIKSVDEAQRTVLMMQVENEPGQLGTDRDYSDAANREFNQPVPKELLSSLESHHQQLAAPMARVWSKSTKAGNWKQVFDDLAPETFSAWMISNYVNTVAGAGKHEYPLPMYVNVWLIEGVERAGRWPSGGATVNAFDVWKAAGSSIDVLAPDIYYPKFYDVAVQYTRPDNPLFVPETNFNPYFIGFAYTTFGQFNGIGFSPFGIDDVVRNTTGAAIGAGFEDTYRILRPMLPTIARYQFTGKLHPVLQGLGNGEDWKQSIRVGDGLAANIDFTASFDPAKGRASGMIIELAPDDFVVMGTGFDVTFRELDGPLRDAQLISIEEGTFQEQKWIPSRRLNGDERHVSLPERATILRVRVAR
- a CDS encoding carboxymuconolactone decarboxylase family protein, translated to MATTKLWTDEEISANPRVKAVIDDIRTTRKSDFINNFWRALANQPAVLERTWSNLKQVMFAPGALDPLTRELIYIAVSTINGCEYCIHSHTAAARAKGMSDEQYAELLSILGMAAETNALANALQVPVDLEFQVR
- a CDS encoding TonB-dependent receptor, with amino-acid sequence MFRWRSRCSALILLFLLTSVALTAQSVQSTILGTVKDQGESVLIDARVVITNTDTGISTSYKTDASGNYQATDLSAGNYQVAISKDGFQSKRVSDIVLSARQQLRVDVTLIIGSTQEEVRVDASAAGAIETETPSIASSLDTQSVVNLPVNTRASGSTSPLNMVQALPGVQSDNGLNFSVQGGLPFQSETSVDGISTQNVNSNSPLSDAFPSTESIAEIRVDGVSNNAEFGPVGEITTVSKSGTNQLHGSLFWYHQNRTFDAVAYGTPVDPVTGSVERPQKIGNDFGASAGGPLVIPHLYNGHDRTFFFGTYEGFHFPKQSTIQNLVPTPPMLSGDFSQEVPFNPADPSTWMFNPSTGGIYDGNVVSPINASANPFLSLFPAPNVANYKTVIEAEQGLGYNYTANRDSAYHSNQFDARADHRFTDKLQGFARYTFKNVTSLNPQDLNVPSVTAFDDYRILASSLVYVFSPTLLNEFRFGFTVEKNGLRDQIDGRPYTAAAGFQPVSENYPVNGMAALWFPNMTMVKAGDLSNTSQSHLYQYADNVTWTKGRHTAKLGADIRSMQAVTTLGSFGINNVEVFAFTGQVTGALLPNSSVAQFADMLGGAPVETQYYTLVPKNAGTTTYYGGFAQDQWNVTPKLTLSYGLRYEYHPAYHDKYGAIGNFDPSTATTGSVIYPAGHKDLLDPTFLASFNACGYGDPNASAPANCTPVLSSSEAHLPSSLRRSQWNRFLPRVGVAWRPFNNDTTAVRAGFGMYNTTLLGSIFFAMTDSLQAASLNYFNSMTENGLAYLWPNTSPGTGSSAPVYGTSSFNTADKIDWQDPYSMQWNLSVDHKFPGDIGMRVSYIGMKTDDLVLTPDLNDMSYSSTTPALQRPLTDRPFPNWGSINSHLPGGVSNYNSLQAEANHRTQHGLTLESSFTWAKNLADNAGSGSSSFVAENGGGSSPTTYLHNPMLDYGNVNGTRRERWISTGVYELPFGHGRTFAAHANRSENALIGGWQLSSIFLWQTGPYLSAHIPQSNADPSGTGSGILYGADQRPDIVGNIRPAHPNRNQWVNPRAFACPSNSGYTESSYAGNACGVGVTSSPIGRFGSEHVGDIEGPGTVNLSGGLSKRIEITERVFLRAEGTFTNVLNHTNLNDPLLDFTNPNFGKITSARGSDFGGNRTGQVSMRLEF